A region of Salmo salar chromosome ssa17, Ssal_v3.1, whole genome shotgun sequence DNA encodes the following proteins:
- the LOC106576108 gene encoding prosaposin receptor GPR37 isoform X3 yields the protein MSSHQTQMLPQLIMTPSVTSLHTPAGCWMEVVASLGVTTFTLCALCIDRFRAATNVQMYYEMIENCTSTTAKLAVIWIGALLLALPELLIRQLVTEDPALPDDPPMERCVVRISTSLPDTLYILGLTYEGARLWWCFGCYFCLPTLFTIGCSLVTARKIRRAEQACVRGNKKQIRLESQMNCTVVALAIVYGACVVPENICNIVSAYMAAGVPERTMAVLHLLSQLLLFCRAAVTPVLLLLLCRPLGRAFLDCCCCCCCNHAHSSGTASDDNEHECTTELELSPFSTIRRELSNYTPAGSNC from the coding sequence GTGGCATCTCTAGGTGTGACCACGTTCACCCTGTGCGCTCTGTGCATTGACCGGTTCCGCGCAGCCACCAATGTCCAGATGTATTACGAGATGATCGAGAACTGCACCTCCACTACAGCCAAGCTCGCCGTCATCTGGATCGGAGCTCTCCTATTGGCTCTCCCTGAGCTCTTGATCCGCCAGCTGGTCACCGAGGACCCCGCCCTCCCAGATGACCCCCCAATGGAGCGCTGCGTGGTGCGCATCTCGACATCGCTCCCAGATACACTCTACATCCTGGGTCTAACCTACGAGGGCGCACGGCTCTGGTGGTGCTTCGGCTGTTACTTCTGCCTCCCTACGCTCTTCACCATTGGCTGTTCCCTCGTCACCGCCCGCAAGATCCGCCGCGCCGAGCAGGCCTGCGTCCGCGGCAACAAGAAGCAGATACGCCTAGAAAGTCAGATGAACTGTACCGTCGTGGCGCTCGCCATCGTGTACGGCGCCTGCGTGGTCCCGGAGAACATCTGTAACATCGTATCGGCATACATGGCGGCGGGCGTGCCGGAGCGGACCATGGCGGTCTTACACCTCCTGTCACAGCTGTTGTTGTTCTGCCGGGCGGCAGTGACGCCTGTGTTGCTCCTGTTATTATGTCGCCCGCTAGGCAGGGCCTTCCTggactgttgttgttgctgctgctgtaaccATGCCCACTCCTCAGGCACGGCTAGTGATGATAATGAACATGAGTGTACCACAGAGCTGGAGCTGTCGCCCTTCAGCACCATACGCAGAGAGCTCAGCAACTACACTCCCGCAGGGTCCAACTGTtaa